A single Fibrobacterota bacterium DNA region contains:
- a CDS encoding fibrobacter succinogenes major paralogous domain-containing protein translates to MTIPALLALAASCWAQSINITGKVSDKEGRGIEDVMVRLGKANLATRTGLDGSFTLAGSGTDFPFLLKDNRLVLNVEKSVAVRVEALDIDGAVVVAHGQVVSPEERSISLPRFSDGMHIHRITIKDKEYSFTDRSGLIPHRGTDSSGKGGSPVKEAGAGARIDDALIFSKAGYLLYRLPMSSPDTSAIRITMAPLMTGTIRDVDGNSYRTVRFGHQEWTIENLKTTKYDDGTPITNVPDSASWLNIYLTGSSTPAYGIYGGGSPRKAKYGLFYNWYAVHTGKLAPKGWRVPTDADWDTLQNYLIAGGYNYDGTTKGNRIAKSMATEGDWCSSTLEGAIGNDQSKNNTSGFSALPGGLRHWGGSYYSLFEEQILTYLWSSTEYDSVRAWHRYLDCNKSFFDRLFHHKNTGFPVRVVRDVN, encoded by the coding sequence ATGACGATCCCGGCGCTTTTGGCGTTGGCCGCATCATGTTGGGCGCAATCCATAAACATTACCGGGAAAGTAAGCGACAAAGAAGGACGGGGCATCGAGGACGTGATGGTTCGGCTTGGGAAAGCCAACCTTGCGACCCGGACGGGCTTGGACGGGAGCTTCACGCTGGCCGGATCCGGGACTGATTTCCCTTTTCTCCTCAAGGATAACCGGCTGGTTTTAAACGTGGAAAAATCCGTGGCGGTCCGGGTGGAGGCGCTGGATATCGATGGAGCCGTTGTCGTAGCGCACGGCCAAGTCGTATCACCAGAAGAACGTTCTATATCGCTGCCTCGTTTTTCCGACGGCATGCACATCCATCGCATCACGATCAAAGACAAGGAATACTCGTTCACGGACCGATCCGGCCTGATCCCACATCGCGGTACGGATTCATCCGGGAAAGGGGGCTCGCCGGTAAAGGAGGCGGGAGCAGGCGCGAGGATCGATGACGCCCTTATCTTCAGCAAAGCGGGATACCTGCTCTATCGCCTGCCGATGTCGAGCCCGGATACCTCCGCCATAAGGATTACCATGGCTCCGTTAATGACCGGAACTATAAGGGACGTCGACGGGAATTCGTATCGGACCGTCCGGTTCGGCCATCAGGAGTGGACCATCGAAAATCTGAAAACGACGAAGTACGACGACGGGACGCCGATTACCAATGTGCCTGATAGCGCCTCTTGGCTGAATATATACTTGACCGGTTCGTCAACGCCGGCCTACGGGATATACGGAGGCGGTTCTCCCCGAAAGGCGAAATACGGTTTGTTCTACAACTGGTATGCCGTCCATACCGGTAAACTGGCCCCCAAAGGCTGGCGCGTACCCACCGATGCGGATTGGGATACATTGCAGAACTACCTGATCGCGGGCGGATACAACTATGATGGAACAACGAAGGGTAATCGGATCGCCAAGTCGATGGCGACAGAAGGGGATTGGTGTTCTTCCACGCTGGAGGGGGCGATCGGAAACGACCAGAGTAAAAACAATACGAGCGGATTTTCAGCCCTTCCCGGCGGGCTTCGCCATTGGGGCGGCAGTTATTACAGCCTTTTCGAAGAGCAAATCCTTACTTACTTGTGGAGTTCCACGGAATACGATTCCGTCCGGGCATGGCACCGCTATCTCGACTGCAACAAGAGTTTTTTCGACAGGCTCTTCCACCACAAGAACACGGGCTTCCCGGTCCGCGTCGTTCGGGACGTAAACTGA